One segment of Pseudoalteromonas rubra DNA contains the following:
- a CDS encoding O-antigen ligase family protein, with amino-acid sequence MFLLENIQLLSALVLIASFLVYFTTGINFIFSIVMLLNPYVAALLCFSKIFFNYFNFNKVSFSRKNIIFFLLIMSLLFIPYFFSVFNARAMTQLVQFLVLSFIFIVFIMSGKPIIRNPSLLLNNLRYSCIILCLLKVVSIFLGVDDFYMFGKNEDAMLIVLAGLGSSLYFYLRNKSYSIIFDFIIYMYAISLYESRSALFFIMITPFIVIFGSVFKDKERILNKIYLISFFLIFFVISFFSIDYVISAFGLDQTNNYSNLERLGMYIFTYDFIFSGNYLGLGIGNLDLAMESMYVNKYILDVYPHPHSSFLRFTLELGLLGVAAYSFFLIYLLKISFNILAIDKCIGTLLLFFSSSIFYFSLFDSIFYSFFRGIVCLLVLCAFVSLKYEKN; translated from the coding sequence ATGTTCTTATTGGAAAATATACAGCTTCTTTCTGCTCTTGTTTTAATTGCAAGTTTCTTAGTCTACTTTACGACAGGTATAAATTTTATCTTTTCAATTGTAATGCTGCTGAATCCATATGTTGCGGCTTTACTTTGCTTCTCTAAAATATTTTTCAATTATTTTAATTTTAACAAGGTTAGTTTTAGTAGGAAAAACATAATATTTTTCCTGCTGATTATGTCTTTGCTTTTTATACCCTATTTCTTTTCAGTGTTTAATGCTAGGGCTATGACTCAGCTGGTTCAGTTTTTAGTATTGTCGTTTATCTTTATTGTTTTTATTATGTCTGGTAAGCCAATAATAAGAAACCCTTCACTACTTTTAAATAACCTACGTTATTCGTGTATAATTTTGTGTCTTCTCAAGGTCGTAAGTATATTTTTAGGTGTCGACGACTTTTACATGTTTGGTAAAAATGAAGATGCTATGCTTATTGTGCTTGCCGGTCTGGGAAGCTCACTCTATTTCTATCTGAGAAATAAGTCTTATAGTATTATTTTTGATTTTATAATTTACATGTATGCGATTAGTTTGTATGAATCGAGGAGTGCACTCTTCTTTATAATGATAACGCCTTTTATTGTTATATTTGGGTCGGTATTTAAGGATAAAGAACGCATTTTGAATAAAATTTACTTAATTTCTTTTTTCTTGATTTTCTTTGTTATTAGTTTTTTTAGTATAGATTACGTTATATCTGCATTTGGCCTTGACCAAACAAACAACTATTCAAACTTGGAAAGGTTGGGTATGTATATATTTACATATGATTTTATTTTCTCAGGGAATTATTTGGGTCTTGGGATTGGTAACCTAGATCTGGCAATGGAATCCATGTATGTAAATAAGTATATATTGGATGTTTATCCACATCCTCACTCAAGCTTTCTAAGGTTTACACTTGAACTTGGTTTGCTCGGTGTCGCAGCTTATAGTTTCTTTTTAATTTATTTGTTAAAGATCTCTTTTAATATATTGGCTATAGATAAATGCATTGGCACTCTATTGCTGTTCTTCTCTTCGTCGATATTTTATTTTTCATTGTTCGATTCGATATTTTATTCGTTTTTTAGAGGGATAGTGTGCTTACTTGTCTTGTGTGCATTTGTTTCTCTGAAATATGAAAAGAATTAA
- the murJ gene encoding murein biosynthesis integral membrane protein MurJ: MIRSIGIAFIFTFLGKIVAFLRIQQMANAYPNSYWLDAFFLSFSFTTFFETVVISGAVSTVFIPKYIARKTELRQTDFFKEIYLFLIFVFSIISLGIYLFSGHISSLLVSGDNPVLVKNTQVLLELFCLLPVLSILFQLPTQGNQINERFSVSTLNPIILNSFQLVAIYFLVELAISDELAVYLFATIYLLTMLLCYGCQRYYFNNRYSLLRKWHWKRNISVLLALLPLIAFLSIEEINILVDQYFASGFAEGGVSNLMYANRLVKIFGAIFVAAILTVFYPRVSRLVSDNDLTKANFITNKLMLLIVMFSLPISVLFYFEGNGVAAIIYGSDLAQDVGGILSGYAFMVVFSSIYLLLLKVMFSLGKSNIITSFGVCFLVLNYALNSVFIEFFGLQGVALSSTVISFMQCILLVIVLSRQGFKLVSIGDAKVMSLHIVISLCSLWLISLIEINFIVSCIVFFIVYYLLSFATNRRFYLSLIELK; this comes from the coding sequence GTGATTCGTTCAATTGGTATTGCCTTTATATTCACATTTTTGGGTAAAATTGTAGCTTTTCTGAGAATTCAACAGATGGCTAATGCATATCCAAATAGTTATTGGCTAGACGCATTTTTTCTTTCATTTTCTTTTACCACGTTTTTTGAAACTGTAGTAATTTCAGGTGCTGTATCCACAGTTTTCATACCAAAATATATTGCGAGAAAAACAGAGCTAAGGCAAACCGATTTCTTTAAAGAGATATACTTGTTCTTGATCTTTGTTTTTTCAATTATTTCTCTTGGAATCTATTTATTTTCAGGCCATATATCATCCTTGCTGGTTAGTGGTGACAATCCTGTCTTGGTGAAAAATACTCAGGTTCTACTTGAATTATTTTGCCTACTTCCTGTTTTATCAATATTGTTCCAATTGCCTACCCAGGGTAATCAGATTAACGAAAGGTTTAGTGTATCAACATTGAACCCAATAATACTGAATTCGTTTCAACTAGTTGCTATCTATTTCCTCGTTGAACTGGCGATTTCTGACGAGCTTGCTGTTTATCTATTTGCAACGATTTATCTGTTAACTATGCTGCTATGTTACGGCTGTCAAAGATATTATTTTAACAATCGTTATAGTTTGCTTAGAAAGTGGCACTGGAAACGCAATATTAGTGTGCTGCTTGCGTTGCTTCCACTAATTGCGTTCTTAAGTATCGAAGAGATTAATATATTAGTTGACCAGTATTTTGCTAGTGGTTTTGCTGAAGGTGGCGTTTCCAACCTTATGTATGCTAACAGGCTGGTTAAAATATTTGGAGCAATCTTTGTAGCTGCAATCTTGACGGTTTTCTACCCCAGAGTGTCTAGGCTAGTGTCTGATAATGATCTGACTAAAGCGAACTTTATTACAAACAAGCTGATGTTGCTGATTGTGATGTTTAGCCTACCTATCTCGGTTTTGTTTTATTTTGAAGGGAATGGTGTTGCGGCTATTATTTACGGCTCTGATCTAGCACAAGATGTTGGTGGGATCTTAAGCGGTTATGCCTTTATGGTGGTCTTTTCATCAATCTATCTACTGCTGTTAAAGGTGATGTTCTCTTTAGGAAAATCCAACATTATCACTAGCTTTGGGGTATGCTTCTTGGTGCTCAATTATGCATTGAATTCAGTTTTTATTGAGTTTTTTGGGCTTCAAGGAGTTGCACTCTCCTCGACTGTGATTTCATTTATGCAATGCATACTATTAGTTATCGTTCTCAGCAGGCAAGGATTTAAGTTAGTGAGTATCGGAGATGCTAAAGTAATGTCACTCCATATCGTGATTTCGTTATGTTCTCTGTGGTTGATTAGCCTCATTGAAATTAACTTCATTGTTTCTTGCATTGTGTTTTTTATTGTTTATTACTTGTTGTCTTTTGCAACGAATAGACGCTTTTACTTAAGTTTAATTGAGTTGAAATAG
- a CDS encoding polysaccharide export protein yields MALSCKTIIASTVFLAMTGCSIVPGGHFEGIDSSEQTASLQSDLENINIHLIDAQLIQDSKRYQTQQKEAAIPSIGGIDVSDFEYRLGVGDVLTIGVWDHPELTIPAAVQRTAEFDGFRVQADGTVTFAYAPEIPAAGRTVTELRADLVQRLSRVIEDPQIDVKVVGFKSQRVYVTGEVNKPNVFPITETPLTLLDAVNQAGGLTDSANWDHVTFTRGEKSERISLERFYSEGDISQNRLLKHGDVIHVSRNDKQNVYVLGDVTKAGKIGINRYGLSLAEALSEVGGVNERTADANGVFVLRKRDFEKDGVIADVYQLHARNIASLVLAEQFELEPQDIVYVTSAPLARWNKVISLLLPSLATVDALQDIDNQ; encoded by the coding sequence ATGGCGCTAAGCTGTAAAACTATCATTGCTTCTACTGTATTTCTTGCAATGACTGGCTGCTCGATTGTTCCCGGCGGCCATTTTGAAGGAATAGACTCAAGTGAGCAGACTGCCAGTCTGCAAAGCGACCTTGAAAACATCAACATTCACTTAATTGATGCTCAACTCATCCAGGATTCAAAACGCTATCAGACTCAACAGAAAGAAGCTGCCATACCGAGTATTGGTGGCATCGACGTTTCTGATTTTGAATATCGATTAGGTGTAGGTGATGTACTCACAATTGGCGTTTGGGACCACCCTGAATTAACTATCCCAGCTGCGGTTCAGCGTACCGCCGAGTTTGATGGTTTCCGTGTCCAAGCGGATGGTACGGTAACCTTTGCTTATGCTCCGGAAATACCTGCAGCAGGTCGAACCGTGACTGAGTTACGTGCTGATTTAGTACAAAGATTAAGTCGCGTTATTGAAGATCCACAAATTGATGTAAAAGTCGTTGGTTTTAAGAGTCAAAGAGTTTATGTCACTGGTGAAGTTAATAAACCTAACGTATTTCCAATTACCGAAACTCCACTAACTTTGCTGGATGCTGTTAATCAGGCCGGAGGGCTTACAGATTCTGCCAATTGGGATCATGTCACATTTACTCGAGGTGAGAAATCTGAACGAATCAGTCTTGAACGATTTTATTCAGAGGGCGACATCTCTCAAAACCGCCTATTAAAGCATGGTGACGTGATACATGTCAGTCGTAATGACAAGCAAAATGTTTACGTATTGGGGGATGTAACAAAAGCCGGTAAAATTGGTATTAACCGCTATGGTTTGAGCTTGGCTGAGGCCTTAAGTGAAGTCGGTGGCGTTAATGAACGGACAGCAGATGCAAATGGGGTATTTGTCCTGCGTAAGCGAGACTTCGAGAAAGATGGAGTGATTGCTGATGTATACCAACTGCATGCGAGAAATATAGCGTCTTTGGTGCTTGCCGAGCAGTTTGAGCTCGAGCCTCAAGACATCGTTTATGTGACTAGCGCACCTCTTGCACGCTGGAACAAAGTTATCAGTCTCTTGTTGCCTTCACTTGCCACAGTGGATGCGCTTCAAGACATCGACAATCAATAG
- a CDS encoding low molecular weight protein-tyrosine-phosphatase, producing MFDSVLIVCAGNICRSPTAEYVLKSKLSERAIEVSSAGLTALVDKPADQLAQQLASQHGIDMSEHRGRQISTSLVSQNSVILVMEQRHLEDLCSRYPQARGKTFLLGKWLGDKEIPDPYRQSQEAFEHVYELINSACSAWHKYL from the coding sequence ATGTTTGATAGTGTTTTGATCGTGTGTGCGGGCAATATTTGTCGTAGCCCCACCGCTGAATATGTATTAAAAAGCAAACTCTCTGAACGAGCGATAGAGGTGTCTTCTGCGGGTTTGACAGCATTAGTTGATAAGCCTGCGGATCAACTTGCTCAACAGCTAGCATCACAGCATGGCATTGATATGTCAGAGCATAGAGGACGTCAAATCAGCACCTCATTGGTGTCTCAAAATAGCGTTATATTAGTGATGGAGCAGCGTCACTTGGAAGATTTGTGTTCAAGGTATCCACAAGCTCGTGGTAAGACTTTTCTTTTAGGGAAGTGGTTAGGTGATAAAGAAATTCCGGATCCTTACCGACAAAGCCAAGAAGCATTTGAACATGTATACGAGTTAATCAATAGCGCGTGCAGTGCTTGGCATAAGTATTTATAA
- a CDS encoding polysaccharide biosynthesis tyrosine autokinase, translated as MNAQSNLLSGAQQNQAGQQTQDIDLISIFGALLDRKFFIVVITTICMLIGIAVAVFSTPVYQATAMIQVEEKGGAVPGFDELGGMFETTSAAVTEIELLKSRSIIGEAVDSLKLDVVVEPKLFPVIGGRSFRKFTPTSSNELAEPSFGAESYAWGGEQIDIFKFKVPRAAIDTEFTLRVVDTDTFELLSEDGTSVLRGKVGEEVESGQFALTIKTLNARPNTEFLLVKRDRLNTILDLQAEIGAGEKGKDSGIINLNLQNEDAEYAESVLNKVASIYVRRNVERSSAEAQKSLEFLEYQLPQVKKQLEAAEQRFNDYQVKQQSVDISLETEGVLKQLVKLETQLQELELKKLELGRKFKQSHPSYQAAIQQIEAVENQKRRLSDQVQVLPETQQELLRLTRDVEVNNEIYTLLLAKTQELDIVRAGTVGNVRIIDSAEVNTSKPVKPKKALIVILATLVGGMLAVAIVLIQKAMHKGIEDPNEIEALGLPVYASVPYSEYQVKLTGFAKARKGKVAKAKSILAVDNPADLSIEALRSLRTSLHFAMMEAKNNVIAISGPSPGVGKSFISVNLATVLAQSNKKVLIIDADMRKGYLQTQFGMQWDNGLSDFLAGRVTLEQATKQSQVPGLDVITRGQIPPNPSELLMHANFSKLVELVSEKYDLVIIDTPPILAVTDPAIVSAHAGSTLLVTRFGQNHVKELELTRNRFEQNGIDVKGVVFNGVVKKASNAYGYYGYYNYEYKSDK; from the coding sequence ATGAATGCTCAATCCAACCTATTAAGTGGTGCGCAGCAAAACCAAGCTGGGCAACAGACACAAGATATTGACTTAATATCGATTTTTGGTGCCTTGCTGGATCGCAAGTTCTTCATAGTTGTGATTACCACAATTTGTATGCTCATTGGTATCGCTGTTGCTGTTTTTAGCACTCCTGTTTATCAGGCCACAGCGATGATCCAGGTCGAGGAAAAAGGCGGAGCCGTTCCTGGATTCGATGAGTTAGGTGGGATGTTTGAAACAACATCAGCAGCGGTGACAGAGATAGAGCTGTTGAAGTCGCGGAGTATTATTGGTGAAGCTGTTGATAGCCTCAAGTTAGATGTCGTCGTTGAACCAAAACTCTTCCCTGTGATAGGTGGACGTTCGTTTAGAAAGTTTACACCGACGAGTTCGAATGAACTAGCTGAACCAAGTTTTGGTGCTGAAAGCTACGCTTGGGGTGGTGAACAAATAGATATCTTTAAGTTCAAAGTGCCCAGAGCTGCGATTGATACAGAGTTTACGTTGCGTGTTGTTGACACAGATACTTTTGAACTGCTCAGTGAGGACGGCACCAGCGTTCTTCGAGGTAAAGTGGGTGAAGAGGTTGAAAGTGGCCAGTTTGCATTAACAATCAAAACACTGAATGCCAGACCAAATACCGAGTTTCTGCTGGTTAAGAGAGATCGTTTGAATACCATTCTTGATCTTCAAGCTGAAATTGGTGCAGGTGAAAAAGGCAAAGATTCGGGAATAATCAATCTGAACTTACAGAATGAAGATGCCGAATATGCCGAGTCGGTATTGAACAAGGTTGCATCCATATATGTTCGTCGCAATGTTGAACGTAGTAGTGCCGAGGCGCAGAAGTCACTTGAGTTTTTAGAATATCAATTACCTCAGGTGAAGAAGCAGCTTGAAGCCGCAGAGCAACGTTTCAACGATTACCAAGTTAAGCAGCAGTCAGTTGATATCTCTTTGGAAACAGAAGGTGTCCTGAAACAGTTAGTTAAACTAGAAACTCAGCTGCAAGAGCTGGAACTCAAAAAGTTAGAACTAGGACGTAAGTTCAAACAAAGTCACCCGAGTTATCAAGCTGCTATTCAGCAGATTGAAGCCGTTGAAAATCAAAAACGACGTTTGTCCGATCAGGTCCAGGTATTGCCTGAAACTCAACAAGAACTGCTAAGATTGACGCGTGACGTTGAAGTGAATAACGAAATATACACGTTATTACTTGCAAAAACGCAGGAACTTGACATCGTGCGCGCCGGGACAGTTGGTAATGTTAGGATTATTGATAGCGCTGAAGTCAATACTTCTAAGCCTGTAAAGCCAAAGAAAGCGTTGATTGTGATTTTAGCTACTTTAGTTGGCGGAATGCTGGCTGTCGCGATAGTACTTATCCAAAAAGCGATGCATAAAGGGATTGAAGACCCCAATGAAATAGAAGCCTTGGGTCTGCCGGTATATGCCAGCGTTCCTTATTCTGAGTATCAGGTTAAACTGACTGGTTTTGCAAAAGCGCGTAAGGGTAAAGTCGCTAAAGCTAAATCAATACTCGCTGTTGATAATCCAGCAGACTTATCAATTGAGGCACTTCGTAGCCTTCGTACAAGCTTGCATTTTGCCATGATGGAGGCAAAGAACAACGTTATCGCAATTTCAGGTCCAAGCCCTGGCGTTGGTAAATCGTTTATTTCCGTAAACTTGGCGACTGTATTGGCACAAAGTAACAAGAAAGTGTTAATCATTGACGCTGACATGCGTAAAGGTTACCTGCAAACGCAGTTTGGTATGCAGTGGGATAATGGACTCAGTGACTTTCTTGCTGGTCGAGTAACCCTGGAACAAGCAACGAAGCAGAGCCAGGTACCTGGGTTGGATGTAATCACACGTGGCCAAATACCACCTAATCCATCTGAGCTGTTAATGCATGCTAACTTCTCGAAGTTGGTTGAACTGGTCAGTGAAAAATATGATTTGGTTATTATCGATACACCACCTATTTTGGCTGTTACCGACCCTGCTATCGTAAGTGCACATGCAGGCTCAACATTGCTTGTAACTCGATTTGGTCAAAACCATGTCAAAGAGCTTGAGCTAACGCGCAATCGCTTTGAACAAAATGGCATTGACGTAAAGGGTGTTGTATTTAATGGTGTAGTCAAGAAAGCCAGCAATGCTTACGGCTATTATGGTTACTATAACTACGAATATAAATCGGATAAGTAA
- a CDS encoding glycosyltransferase family 4 protein, whose amino-acid sequence MNVLHMRSEYLDNGPGTQPLKIALQFRERGYESYFAGAKGYMDDIIKENGFEFIEVPSLARLERGIGSFFKSVSHIKSIIKDNNINVVHTHNGACSFIAYFASLLAGRKVTIVRSVRGIELRPSHQYRNWIYKIYPAKLLAVCEFARKELIRVGADPKKISVTFNGADLNIFDKNSLSKEKVRAEYNIKPSDFLIGHVGAFSGWKGQDVLVRVLAKLLEKDSKYKLMLVGHGADFERVQALADELNVAEHVVFVGRVMKSETYHMAFDLYTQPSVKGELFPNAIVEAMALGKTWIGSDISGLKELTNDGKAGKVFEPNDIDSLVSEIEYLSNNPSMMRERESNAYNFVLEQLTSEKVCDRIEKAYREDG is encoded by the coding sequence ATGAACGTATTGCATATGAGATCCGAGTACTTAGATAATGGTCCAGGTACTCAACCTCTAAAAATCGCACTCCAATTCCGAGAAAGAGGTTATGAGTCTTATTTTGCCGGCGCTAAGGGGTATATGGATGATATAATAAAGGAAAATGGATTTGAATTTATTGAGGTGCCTAGTTTAGCTAGATTAGAACGCGGTATTGGATCCTTTTTTAAGTCTGTTAGCCACATAAAGAGTATTATTAAGGATAATAATATAAATGTTGTTCATACACACAATGGAGCATGTAGTTTTATTGCATACTTTGCTTCATTATTAGCTGGTCGAAAAGTCACTATTGTGAGAAGTGTGAGAGGAATTGAGCTAAGACCTTCGCATCAATATAGAAACTGGATATATAAGATCTACCCAGCTAAGCTTCTCGCAGTTTGCGAATTTGCGAGAAAAGAACTGATTAGAGTCGGTGCAGATCCTAAGAAAATCAGTGTTACTTTTAATGGTGCCGATCTAAATATTTTTGATAAGAATTCACTGTCAAAAGAAAAGGTCAGAGCAGAATACAACATTAAACCTTCTGACTTTTTAATAGGCCATGTTGGTGCGTTTTCCGGTTGGAAGGGACAAGACGTGCTAGTCAGAGTACTAGCTAAGCTGCTTGAAAAAGACAGTAAATATAAGTTGATGTTAGTTGGGCATGGAGCAGATTTTGAGCGTGTGCAAGCACTTGCAGATGAGTTAAATGTTGCGGAACATGTGGTTTTTGTAGGACGAGTAATGAAGTCGGAAACATATCATATGGCTTTCGATCTTTACACACAACCTTCAGTCAAAGGCGAGCTTTTCCCAAATGCAATTGTTGAAGCAATGGCCTTAGGAAAAACCTGGATTGGTAGTGATATCAGTGGCCTGAAAGAGCTGACCAACGACGGAAAAGCGGGGAAAGTGTTCGAGCCTAATGATATAGATTCACTGGTGTCAGAAATCGAATATTTGTCAAATAACCCCTCTATGATGAGAGAAAGAGAAAGTAACGCGTATAACTTCGTGTTAGAGCAACTTACCTCAGAAAAAGTGTGTGACAGAATAGAAAAGGCTTATAGGGAAGATGGATAA
- the asnB gene encoding asparagine synthase (glutamine-hydrolyzing) → MCGIFGLYSKSSSISQATEEKVSEHFFQALHHRGPDSNGLFISSDRKSLLGHLRLSIVDVESGIQPMKSDISDTIVFNGEIYNHNELRASHDYNFSNHSDTEVILSGYKVSGEKSFNDLNGMYAFAIHSERDNSLTLAVDPLGIKSLYLYEDDELIIFSSELTALAQYIHAMDPELLEVDDSATYGFLQQGMFLEQTTPFKNIRKLKDGSWIRLSSEKSQGSIVYNSTFSEKDSLKDVVESSVERQLHADVDVCLFLSGGIDSSLVASIVSKTKKIKAFCLAFDEGDIDESSQAKLVAEDLGIDLEIVKIDPENLESLFEEALLSLDEPISDFATIPLLALSRKASDSYKVCLLGDGGDELFYGYTHHKYWNHKLLSEKLLPKLVFKSGLYSNLVRFFESSKSNFSKKVATFLKLAYPDGISYGPFTHYDNYLKDNLYTQQSLSSVSQLHGFELRNFLSRKLLQKSDRITMAASMEGRVPLLDLELYNFSRMFYNPENCIEKGAGKTPLRELLSDYISNEVYKNKKQGFRVPLSSWCSSDFGSKVRKHLLSCQFISKFISKESLSNLFKEFDSGNESHSVRIFTLYSYSVFMNNIIK, encoded by the coding sequence ATGTGCGGGATATTTGGTTTATACAGTAAAAGTAGTTCTATCAGCCAGGCCACGGAAGAAAAAGTATCTGAACACTTTTTCCAGGCTTTACACCATCGCGGCCCAGACTCTAACGGCTTATTTATTTCTTCTGACCGAAAGTCACTACTGGGGCACTTGAGACTAAGTATTGTGGATGTCGAGTCGGGCATCCAACCAATGAAAAGTGATATTAGTGACACAATCGTTTTTAATGGAGAGATCTATAACCACAATGAACTAAGAGCAAGTCATGACTACAACTTTTCTAATCACAGCGATACCGAAGTGATTTTATCAGGATATAAAGTTAGTGGTGAAAAGTCCTTTAATGACTTAAATGGAATGTATGCGTTTGCTATACACTCTGAGCGTGATAACTCTTTGACTTTAGCGGTTGACCCATTGGGTATCAAGTCATTGTATCTTTATGAAGATGATGAATTGATTATTTTCAGCTCTGAGTTAACAGCGTTAGCGCAGTACATTCACGCCATGGATCCCGAGCTGTTGGAGGTTGACGATAGTGCAACATATGGCTTCCTACAACAAGGTATGTTTTTAGAGCAAACGACACCTTTTAAGAATATTAGGAAGCTTAAGGACGGCTCCTGGATAAGGTTATCAAGTGAGAAATCTCAGGGTAGCATTGTCTATAACTCCACTTTCTCTGAAAAAGATAGCCTTAAAGATGTTGTTGAGTCTTCAGTCGAAAGGCAGTTACATGCAGATGTTGATGTGTGTTTATTCTTAAGTGGAGGGATAGACTCATCCTTGGTTGCCAGTATAGTCAGCAAAACGAAGAAAATTAAAGCATTTTGCCTGGCGTTTGATGAAGGCGATATCGACGAAAGCTCTCAAGCTAAACTCGTTGCTGAGGATTTAGGTATTGATCTTGAAATCGTGAAGATTGATCCTGAGAACTTGGAGAGCTTATTTGAAGAAGCTTTACTGTCGTTGGATGAGCCAATCAGTGATTTCGCGACCATTCCTTTATTAGCACTGAGTAGGAAGGCAAGTGATTCTTATAAAGTATGCTTGTTAGGTGACGGAGGCGATGAACTTTTTTATGGTTACACACATCATAAGTATTGGAACCATAAGTTGCTGTCGGAAAAACTCCTACCAAAGTTAGTGTTTAAGTCAGGTTTATACAGTAACTTGGTTAGGTTTTTTGAAAGCAGTAAAAGTAATTTTTCTAAGAAAGTAGCAACTTTTCTTAAACTGGCTTATCCGGATGGGATTAGTTATGGTCCATTTACGCACTATGATAATTATCTAAAAGATAACTTATATACTCAACAAAGCCTGTCGAGTGTATCGCAGCTTCATGGTTTTGAATTAAGAAATTTCCTTTCCAGAAAGTTATTACAGAAAAGCGATCGGATTACGATGGCTGCAAGTATGGAAGGGCGTGTGCCACTATTAGACTTAGAATTGTACAACTTTTCTAGAATGTTTTATAATCCCGAAAACTGCATCGAAAAAGGTGCGGGCAAAACCCCTCTAAGGGAGTTGCTTTCTGATTACATATCTAATGAAGTGTATAAAAATAAAAAGCAGGGCTTTAGAGTACCGTTGTCTAGTTGGTGTTCTAGTGATTTTGGCTCTAAGGTAAGAAAGCACTTACTCTCTTGTCAGTTTATCAGCAAGTTTATTAGTAAAGAAAGCTTATCGAATCTTTTTAAAGAGTTTGATAGTGGCAATGAGTCGCATTCAGTGAGAATATTTACCTTGTATTCTTACTCGGTATTTATGAATAATATAATCAAATAA
- a CDS encoding cytidylyltransferase domain-containing protein, with protein sequence MLKVLAIVPARAGSKRLPQKNIKELGGLPLVAHTFEAIKEAKYISHTLATSDCPKVLEIASSYEQVTPLARPAELASDTASSLDVIKHAVEFAKECEIEFDVICLLQPTTPLRAAEDIDSAIELYIEKNAKGVVSMTECAHSPLWSTRLKEEHDFKQFISGLTNTRAQDLDPYYQLNGAIYLVDKIEFERSGKLFLEQDYYPYIMSNESSIDIDTEIDFLIAATVLKHRADKVC encoded by the coding sequence ATGCTAAAAGTATTGGCGATTGTACCTGCAAGGGCTGGTAGCAAAAGGCTTCCGCAAAAGAATATCAAGGAATTAGGTGGGCTCCCTTTAGTTGCCCATACGTTTGAAGCGATTAAGGAAGCCAAATATATTTCACATACTTTGGCGACGTCAGACTGTCCAAAGGTGCTAGAGATTGCTTCATCTTATGAGCAAGTTACACCCTTAGCCAGGCCTGCGGAGTTGGCAAGCGATACAGCTTCTTCATTGGATGTAATAAAGCATGCTGTCGAGTTTGCCAAAGAGTGTGAGATTGAATTTGATGTAATTTGCCTGTTACAGCCAACTACTCCACTGAGAGCGGCAGAGGACATTGACTCAGCGATAGAGCTATATATTGAGAAAAATGCCAAAGGCGTTGTTTCTATGACTGAGTGTGCACACTCTCCTTTGTGGAGCACGCGCTTAAAAGAAGAACATGACTTTAAGCAGTTTATATCTGGATTGACTAACACCAGGGCTCAGGATTTGGATCCTTATTATCAGCTAAACGGAGCTATTTATTTAGTTGATAAGATTGAATTCGAAAGATCAGGTAAACTCTTCCTAGAGCAAGATTACTACCCCTATATAATGTCTAATGAAAGTTCTATTGACATTGATACAGAAATCGATTTTTTGATCGCAGCTACGGTACTGAAGCATCGAGCGGATAAAGTCTGCTGA